One genomic region from Trueperaceae bacterium encodes:
- a CDS encoding DUF3341 domain-containing protein, whose amino-acid sequence MSSATLAHTASTSDLYGLVAQFDSVEAIREASTRVRDAGYTRIDAYTPFPVEGLDFDLGMKPTRLGWVVLIMGITGGLGGFFMQWYANTTHYPLVSGGKPLNSWPNWIVIMYECTILFAGLTAAITMLVRNGLPRPYHPIFNTPGFDNAMRDRFFLCIEARDPKFDLGSTRAFLEGLSPLVISEVEK is encoded by the coding sequence ATGAGCAGCGCCACCCTCGCCCACACCGCCTCGACGTCGGACCTCTACGGGCTCGTGGCCCAGTTCGACAGCGTCGAGGCCATCAGGGAGGCCTCGACGCGTGTCCGCGACGCCGGTTACACGAGGATCGACGCCTACACGCCCTTCCCGGTCGAGGGGCTCGACTTCGACCTCGGCATGAAGCCGACCCGGCTGGGCTGGGTGGTGCTCATCATGGGCATCACGGGCGGGCTCGGCGGGTTCTTCATGCAGTGGTACGCGAACACGACCCACTACCCGCTCGTCTCGGGCGGCAAGCCCCTCAACAGCTGGCCGAACTGGATCGTCATCATGTACGAGTGCACGATCCTCTTCGCGGGCCTCACGGCCGCCATCACCATGCTCGTGCGCAACGGGCTGCCCCGGCCGTACCACCCGATATTCAACACCCCGGGGTTCGACAACGCCATGCGCGACCGCTTCTTCCTCTGCATCGAGGCGCGCGACCCCAAGTTCGACCTGGGCTCCACCCGCGCGTTCCTCGAGGGGCTCTCTCCTCTCGTCATCTCGGAGGTGGAGAAGTGA
- a CDS encoding cytochrome c produces MPDNSRGYLFSEKQVRSAVALGSAGMGVILLALLFLATSRPQGKYQILDGSAHQADLQAAVASITGYEDLGGGRARIDINRAMELVAERGVVNPGFYSAAPMVAPAAPAAAAPPTPATPDASGEAGGGAAVQTSAPALPDGEPLYMSTCSACHQATGMGIPMAFPPLAGHAPELYAADRDYPVEAIAFGLQGSISVHNTTYNGVMPSHLHLQDADIAAILNYVMTAWGNEADLPAGFEPYTAADVEAVRGMMLMATEVHANRVAAGLD; encoded by the coding sequence ATGCCTGACAACAGCCGCGGCTACTTGTTCAGCGAGAAGCAGGTCCGCTCCGCCGTCGCCCTCGGGTCGGCCGGCATGGGCGTCATCCTGCTCGCGCTGCTCTTCCTCGCCACCTCCCGACCGCAGGGAAAGTACCAGATCCTCGACGGCTCCGCGCATCAGGCCGACCTCCAGGCGGCCGTCGCGAGCATCACCGGCTACGAGGACTTGGGCGGCGGCAGGGCCCGCATCGACATCAACCGCGCCATGGAGCTCGTCGCCGAGCGCGGCGTGGTCAACCCGGGCTTCTACTCCGCCGCCCCGATGGTCGCACCGGCAGCGCCGGCAGCCGCGGCGCCCCCCACCCCCGCCACGCCGGATGCCTCCGGGGAGGCCGGCGGCGGTGCGGCGGTGCAAACGAGCGCTCCGGCCCTGCCCGACGGTGAGCCCCTGTACATGAGCACGTGCTCGGCCTGCCATCAGGCTACGGGCATGGGCATCCCCATGGCCTTCCCGCCCCTCGCCGGGCACGCCCCCGAGCTGTACGCCGCGGACCGCGACTACCCGGTCGAGGCCATCGCCTTCGGCCTCCAAGGCAGCATCAGCGTCCACAACACGACCTACAACGGCGTCATGCCGTCGCACTTGCACCTGCAGGACGCCGATATCGCCGCCATCCTCAACTACGTCATGACGGCCTGGGGCAACGAGGCCGACCTGCCGGCCGGCTTCGAGCCGTACACGGCCGCCGACGTCGAGGCGGTGCGGGGCATGATGCTCATGGCGACGGAGGTCCACGCCAACCGCGTGGCTGCCGGCCTGGACTGA
- a CDS encoding TAT-variant-translocated molybdopterin oxidoreductase: MSDVQIDFSDIRAKLANQEGPAYWRSIDQLAETEEFKLFLQREFPRQAAPIEGSFERRDFLKLLGASMALAGLSACARPPLAHEKIVPYVKQPEQITPGRPLYFATAVTYAGYAEGVLAESHQGRPTKLEGNPDHPASLGATGAITQAQVLTLYDPDRAQEVLQRGQPSTWADFTSALADALAGLPGGDGFALLTENVTSPTLASQISDFLGQYPQARWFQYDPVHPDNVVAGARQAFGQDATPVYDFRAADVVVALDADFMDSGPGSLAHARAFADARRLRRATDTMNRLYAFETSPTHAASLADHRVALKPSDVAALAAALAASVGASAPAAQRPAAVSQALFDALVEDLEANRGKSLVVVGQDQPPVVHAIGHALNAALGNVGTTVSYLQPAAARPAVHREELAELVGLMNGGSVEALVIIDANPVYTAPASLDFAGALAKVPFSARLGLYDDETAAAVTWSLPESHFLEAWGDARAFDGTVTIRQPLILPFYAGKSDVELLGALLGNPSTAGYDVVRNYWRANVTGSFDDFWRESVYRGTVAGSRSQPATVSAAPVTGALPTAASIELKLVLDDSLQDGRFANNGWLQELPKAFSNLTWDNAALMAPATAEALGVQTGDVVKLTSGGKDLSAPVWVQPGHAAGAITLALGYGRSRAGKVGTGVGVNAYQLLDHTAAGAQPVTVAKTNDSHSLVSTQTHHSLEGTGEARHIVRSGTLAEFRAAPEHPHFVHPVAHHEADLYPDFEYKGYKWGMVIDQTVCTGCNACVVACQSENNIPIVGKAQVARGREMHWIRVDNYYSGSLDDPQFFHQPMPCQQCEKAPCEPVCPVGATVHDSEGLNVMVYNRCVGTRYCSNNCPYKVRRFNWLQYAELATDATPLSLANNPDVTVRSRGVMEKCTYCTQRIATARIDASVEDRKIRDGEVVTACQSACPTQAIVFGDLNDPTSQVAAVKASPLNYWMLEELQTFPRTTYLAKVKNPNPALGSAEGSH, from the coding sequence ATGAGCGACGTCCAGATCGACTTCAGCGACATCCGCGCCAAGTTGGCCAACCAGGAAGGCCCCGCCTACTGGCGCAGCATCGACCAGCTCGCCGAGACGGAAGAGTTCAAGCTCTTCTTGCAGCGCGAGTTCCCACGCCAGGCGGCTCCGATCGAAGGCAGCTTCGAGCGGCGTGACTTCCTCAAGCTCCTCGGAGCGAGCATGGCCCTCGCCGGGCTGAGCGCCTGCGCCAGACCGCCCCTCGCGCACGAGAAGATCGTGCCGTACGTCAAACAGCCCGAGCAGATCACGCCCGGCCGTCCCCTTTACTTCGCGACCGCCGTCACGTACGCGGGGTACGCCGAGGGGGTCCTCGCAGAGAGCCACCAGGGCCGCCCGACCAAGCTGGAAGGCAACCCCGACCACCCGGCGAGCCTCGGCGCCACCGGCGCGATCACGCAGGCGCAGGTCCTGACCCTGTACGACCCCGACCGCGCGCAGGAAGTCCTCCAGCGGGGCCAGCCCAGCACGTGGGCCGACTTCACGTCCGCCCTCGCCGACGCTCTGGCCGGCCTGCCCGGCGGCGACGGCTTCGCGCTCCTCACCGAGAACGTGACCTCGCCGACCCTGGCCTCCCAGATCTCCGACTTCCTTGGCCAGTACCCGCAGGCGCGGTGGTTCCAGTACGACCCCGTCCATCCGGACAACGTGGTCGCGGGCGCCCGCCAGGCCTTCGGCCAGGACGCCACGCCCGTCTACGACTTCCGCGCCGCGGACGTCGTCGTCGCGCTCGACGCGGACTTCATGGACTCCGGCCCCGGCAGCCTCGCGCACGCCAGGGCGTTCGCCGACGCGCGCCGCCTGAGGCGCGCCACGGACACCATGAACCGCCTCTACGCGTTCGAGACGAGCCCTACGCACGCGGCGTCGCTCGCCGACCACCGCGTGGCGCTCAAGCCGAGCGACGTGGCCGCGCTCGCCGCCGCGTTGGCCGCATCCGTGGGCGCCTCGGCCCCCGCGGCCCAGCGCCCAGCAGCCGTTAGCCAGGCGCTCTTCGACGCGCTCGTCGAGGACCTGGAGGCGAACCGCGGCAAGTCGCTCGTCGTGGTCGGCCAGGACCAACCGCCCGTCGTGCACGCCATCGGCCACGCGCTCAACGCCGCGCTCGGCAACGTCGGCACGACGGTGAGCTACCTGCAGCCGGCCGCCGCCAGGCCGGCCGTGCACCGCGAGGAGCTCGCCGAGCTCGTCGGCCTGATGAACGGCGGCTCCGTCGAGGCGCTCGTCATCATCGACGCCAACCCCGTCTACACCGCCCCGGCGAGCCTCGACTTCGCCGGCGCCCTCGCCAAGGTCCCGTTCTCGGCCAGGCTGGGCCTGTACGACGACGAGACCGCCGCGGCGGTCACGTGGAGCCTGCCGGAGTCGCACTTCCTCGAGGCGTGGGGCGACGCGCGCGCCTTCGACGGTACCGTGACGATCAGGCAGCCGCTCATCCTCCCCTTCTACGCGGGTAAGAGCGACGTCGAGCTCCTAGGCGCCCTCCTCGGCAACCCGAGCACCGCCGGTTACGACGTGGTGCGCAACTACTGGCGCGCCAACGTCACGGGCTCCTTCGACGACTTCTGGCGCGAGAGCGTCTACCGCGGCACGGTGGCGGGCAGCCGCTCGCAGCCGGCCACGGTCTCCGCCGCCCCCGTCACCGGGGCGCTCCCGACCGCGGCGAGCATCGAGCTCAAGCTCGTGCTCGACGACTCGCTGCAGGACGGCCGCTTCGCCAACAACGGCTGGCTCCAGGAGCTGCCGAAGGCCTTCAGCAACCTCACGTGGGACAACGCGGCGCTCATGGCGCCCGCCACCGCGGAAGCTCTGGGGGTCCAGACGGGCGATGTCGTCAAGCTGACGAGCGGCGGCAAGGACCTGAGCGCCCCTGTCTGGGTGCAACCCGGCCACGCCGCCGGCGCGATCACCCTGGCGCTCGGCTACGGCCGCTCCCGCGCCGGCAAGGTCGGCACGGGCGTGGGCGTCAACGCCTACCAGCTCCTCGACCACACGGCGGCCGGCGCCCAGCCGGTCACGGTCGCGAAGACGAACGACTCGCACTCGCTCGTCAGCACTCAGACGCACCACAGCCTGGAAGGCACGGGCGAGGCGCGCCACATCGTGCGCTCCGGCACACTCGCGGAGTTCCGCGCGGCGCCCGAGCACCCGCACTTCGTGCACCCGGTGGCCCACCACGAAGCCGACCTCTACCCGGACTTCGAGTACAAGGGCTACAAGTGGGGCATGGTCATCGACCAGACGGTGTGCACGGGCTGCAACGCCTGCGTGGTCGCCTGCCAGTCGGAGAACAACATCCCCATCGTCGGCAAGGCGCAGGTCGCGCGCGGCCGCGAGATGCACTGGATCCGCGTGGACAACTACTACTCGGGCAGCCTCGACGACCCGCAGTTCTTCCACCAGCCCATGCCCTGCCAGCAGTGCGAGAAGGCCCCGTGCGAGCCCGTCTGCCCCGTCGGCGCGACGGTCCACGACTCGGAGGGCCTGAACGTGATGGTCTACAACCGCTGCGTCGGCACGCGCTACTGCTCGAACAACTGCCCCTACAAGGTGCGCCGCTTCAACTGGCTGCAGTACGCCGAGCTCGCCACGGACGCCACCCCCCTGTCGCTCGCCAACAACCCCGACGTCACCGTCAGGTCGCGCGGCGTCATGGAGAAATGCACGTACTGCACCCAGCGCATCGCGACGGCCCGCATAGACGCCTCCGTCGAGGACCGCAAGATCCGCGACGGCGAGGTGGTCACGGCCTGCCAGTCGGCCTGCCCCACCCAAGCCATCGTCTTCGGCGACCTCAACGACCCGACCTCGCAGGTCGCGGCGGTGAAGGCCTCGCCGCTCAACTACTGGATGCTCGAGGAGTTGCAGACCTTCCCGCGCACCACCTACCTCGCCAAGGTCAAGAACCCCAACCCCGCGCTCGGTAGCGCGGAAGGGAGCCACTGA
- a CDS encoding cytochrome c, which translates to MTQALAPAAPRARSRAERVRRGLLAACLLGTLLLTGCGRNMYDQPKAKAFESSPFFADGSAMRPLPTGTVSREFGALDPAYLTGMGPTGFLSELPVELTADLLQRGQERFNIYCSPCHNFNADGLGATVLKGFPQPANFTTTQRLLDAPVGYFYNAMTNGFGRMYSYASRIPVADRWAIAAYVKALQLSQNASLADVPTDATLAPSAPEANR; encoded by the coding sequence GTGACGCAGGCACTCGCACCGGCCGCGCCACGAGCCCGCTCCCGGGCCGAGCGCGTGAGGCGCGGTCTCTTGGCCGCCTGCCTCCTCGGCACGCTGCTCCTCACGGGCTGCGGGCGCAACATGTACGACCAGCCCAAGGCGAAGGCCTTCGAGTCCTCCCCGTTCTTCGCGGACGGCTCGGCCATGCGCCCGCTGCCAACGGGCACCGTCTCGCGCGAGTTCGGCGCTCTCGACCCCGCCTACCTGACGGGCATGGGGCCGACGGGGTTCCTCTCCGAGCTGCCCGTCGAGCTGACCGCCGACCTCCTCCAGCGCGGCCAGGAGCGGTTCAACATCTACTGCTCGCCGTGCCACAACTTCAACGCCGACGGCCTCGGGGCGACGGTCCTAAAGGGCTTCCCCCAGCCGGCCAACTTCACGACGACCCAGCGCTTGCTCGACGCCCCCGTCGGCTACTTCTACAACGCCATGACGAACGGCTTCGGGCGCATGTACAGCTACGCCTCGCGCATCCCGGTGGCGGACCGCTGGGCCATCGCCGCGTACGTCAAGGCGCTGCAGCTCAGCCAGAACGCGAGCCTGGCCGACGTCCCGACCGACGCGACGCTCGCGCCAAGCGCACCGGAGGCCAACCGATGA
- the nrfD gene encoding polysulfide reductase NrfD, which produces MAVAAGKRKTPFKETNRVIRPGETYGGIDDAVLTPVLAPLGKTPLWWWIGFVISASVLLVYLVSVVKLITTGIGIFGNNIPVAWGMPIINFVWWIGIGHAGTLISAALLLFRQPWRTTVNRFAEAMTIFAVVCAGLYPILHLGRPWVFYWLVPYPNTFGLWPQFRSPLDWDFFAIGTYFTISLVFWFIGLIPDLATLRDRSKTQFQQLLYGVLALGWNGSTKAWQRYQRAYLLLAAVSFPLVLSVHSTIAMDFAAAQLPGWNNTIMPPYFVAGAVFAGFAMVLILAVPLRKAFHLEHLVTLRHLDNASKLMLATGMIVVYGYFIEIFTAWYSGVEFERYMIWNRMFGDHAVFFWALIFCNFVAIQPLWFRKVRQSPWALFFIAIIVSVGMWLERFVIFVVSLTKDFLISSWADYVSTFWDWSLFIGSLGLFSTLFFLFIRLLPSIATAETKETAYHDHHHGSDAFERARMEYFHAEEPA; this is translated from the coding sequence ATGGCGGTCGCTGCCGGCAAGCGCAAGACCCCCTTCAAGGAGACGAACCGCGTCATCAGGCCCGGCGAGACCTACGGCGGCATCGACGACGCCGTGCTCACGCCCGTCCTGGCGCCTCTAGGCAAGACGCCGCTGTGGTGGTGGATCGGTTTCGTCATCTCGGCAAGCGTGCTCCTCGTGTACCTGGTGTCCGTGGTCAAGCTGATCACGACGGGCATCGGCATCTTCGGCAACAACATCCCCGTCGCCTGGGGGATGCCCATCATCAACTTCGTGTGGTGGATCGGCATCGGTCACGCCGGAACGCTCATCTCCGCCGCGCTGCTCCTCTTCAGGCAGCCGTGGCGCACCACCGTCAACCGCTTCGCCGAGGCGATGACCATCTTCGCCGTGGTCTGCGCCGGCCTCTACCCCATCCTCCACCTCGGCCGTCCGTGGGTCTTCTACTGGCTCGTCCCGTACCCCAACACCTTCGGGCTCTGGCCGCAGTTCCGTAGCCCGCTCGACTGGGACTTCTTCGCGATCGGCACCTACTTCACGATCTCGCTCGTGTTCTGGTTCATCGGCCTCATCCCCGACCTCGCGACGCTGCGCGACCGCTCCAAGACGCAGTTCCAACAGCTCCTGTACGGCGTACTCGCGCTGGGCTGGAACGGCTCGACCAAGGCGTGGCAGCGCTACCAGCGGGCGTACCTGCTCCTGGCGGCCGTCAGCTTCCCGCTGGTGCTCAGCGTGCACAGCACGATCGCCATGGACTTCGCCGCGGCGCAGCTGCCGGGCTGGAACAACACGATCATGCCGCCCTACTTCGTGGCCGGCGCCGTGTTCGCCGGCTTCGCGATGGTGCTCATCCTCGCGGTGCCCCTACGCAAGGCGTTCCACCTCGAGCACCTCGTCACGTTGCGGCACCTGGACAACGCCTCGAAGCTCATGCTCGCCACGGGCATGATCGTCGTGTACGGCTACTTCATCGAGATCTTCACCGCCTGGTACTCGGGTGTCGAGTTCGAGCGCTACATGATCTGGAACCGCATGTTCGGGGACCACGCCGTCTTCTTCTGGGCGCTGATCTTCTGCAACTTCGTGGCCATCCAGCCGCTCTGGTTCCGCAAGGTCAGGCAGAGCCCGTGGGCCCTGTTCTTCATCGCCATCATCGTCAGCGTCGGCATGTGGCTCGAGCGTTTCGTGATCTTCGTCGTCTCGCTCACGAAGGACTTCCTCATCTCCTCCTGGGCCGACTACGTCTCGACCTTCTGGGACTGGTCCTTGTTCATCGGCAGCCTCGGCCTCTTCTCCACCCTCTTCTTCCTCTTCATCCGCCTGCTGCCGTCGATCGCCACGGCCGAGACGAAGGAGACGGCCTACCACGACCACCATCACGGCAGCGACGCCTTCGAGCGCGCCCGCATGGAGTACTTCCACGCTGAGGAGCCGGCATGA